In Pseudorca crassidens isolate mPseCra1 chromosome 16, mPseCra1.hap1, whole genome shotgun sequence, one DNA window encodes the following:
- the CYP26A1 gene encoding cytochrome P450 26A1, with protein sequence MGLPALLASALCTFVLPLLLFLAAIKLWDLYCVSSRDRSCALPLPPGTMGFPFFGETLQMVLQRSKFLQMKRRKYGFIYKTHLFGRPTVRVMGADNVRRILLGEHRLVSVQWPASVRTILGSSCLSNLQDSLHKQRKKVIMRAFSREALQCYVPVIAEEVGSCLEQWLSCGESGLLVYPQVKRLMFRIAMRILMGCESRLASGGEAEQQLVEAFEEMTRNLFSLPIDVPFSGLYRGLKARNLIHARIEENIRAKICGLRAAEADGGYKDALQLLIEHSWERGERLDMQALKQSSTELLFGGHETTASAATSLITYLGLYPHVLQKLREELKSKGLLCKGNQDNKLDMEILEQLKYTGCVIKETLRLNPPVPGGFRVALKTFELNGYQIPKGWNVIYSICDTHDVADIFTNKEEFNPDRFLLPHPEDASRFSFIPFGGGLRSCVGKEFAKILLKIFTVELARRCDWQLLNGPPTMKTSPTVCPVDDLPARFTRFQGEI encoded by the exons ATGGGGCTCCCAGCATTGCTGGCCAGTGCTCTCTGCACCTTCGTGCTACCGCTGCTGCTCTTCCTGGCAGCGATCAAGCTCTGGGACCTGTACTGCGTGAGCAGCCGGGACCGCAGCTGCGCCCTCCCGTTGCCCCCCGGAACTATGGGCTTCCCCTTCTTTGGGGAAACTTTGCAGATGGTGCTTCAG CGAAGCAAGTTCCTGCAGATGAAGCGCAGGAAATACGGCTTCATCTACAAGACACATCTGTTCGGTCGGCCCACGGTGCGGGTGATGGGAGCGGACAACGTGCGGCGCATCTTGCTCGGGGAGCACCGGCTGGTGTCAGTCCAGTGGCCCGCGTCTGTGCGCACCATCCTGGGCTCCAGCTGCCTCTCCAACCTGCAGGACTCCTTGCACAAGCAGCGCAAGAAG GTGATTATGCGGGCCTTCAGCCGCGAGGCGCTCCAGTGCTACGTGCCAGTGATCGCCGAGGAAGTGGGCAGTTGCCTGGAGCAGTGGCTGAGCTGCGGCGAGAGCGGCCTCCTAGTCTACCCCCAGGTGAAGCGCCTTATGTTCCGCATCGCTATGCGCATCCTGATGGGCTGCGAGTCCCGGCTGGCGAGCGGCGGGGAAGCAGAGCAGCAGCTGGTAGAGGCCTTCGAGGAAATGACCCGCAATCTCTTCTCGTTGCCCATAGACGTGCCCTTCAGCGGGCTGTACCGG GGACTGAAGGCGCGGAACCTCATCCACGCGCGCATCGAGGAGAATATTCGCGCCAAGATCTGCGGGCTGCGGGCGGCCGAGGCGGACGGGGGCTACAAAGATGCGCTGCAGCTGTTGATCGAGCACtcgtgggagaggggagagaggctggacaTGCAG GCACTAAAGCAGTCTTCAACTGAGCTCCTCTTTGGAGGACACGAAACCACAGCCAGTGCAGCTACATCTCTGATCACTTACCTGGGGCTCTACCCACATGTCCTGCAGAAACTCCGAGAGGAGCTGAAAAGTAAG GGTTTACTTTGCAAGGGCAACCAAGACAACAAGTTGGACATGGAAATTTTGGAACAGCTTAAATACACTGGGTGTGTTATTAAAGAGACCCTTCGACTGAATCCCCCAGTTCCAGGAGGATTTCGGGTCGCTCTTAAGACTTTTGAATTAAAT GGATACCAGATTCCCAAGGGCTGGAATGTTATCTACAGTATCTGTGATACTCACGATGTTGCCGATATCTTCACCAACAAGGAGGAATTCAATCCTGACCGCTTTCTGCTGCCTCACCCGGAGGATGCATCCAGGTTCAGCTTCATTCCATTTGGAGGAGGCCTTAGGAGCTGCGTAGGGAAAGAGTTCGCAAAAattcttctcaaaatatttacAGTGGAGCTGGCCAGGCGTTGTGACTGGCAGCTTCTAAATGGACCTCCTACAATGAAAACGAGTCCCACCGTGTGTCCTGTGGACGATCTCCCGGCAAGGTTCACCCGCTTCCAGGGGGAAATCTGA